The region TGGATGACGCAGGCTGGCTATCGTGAATTGCTCGCCCGTTCAGCCGAAACGTAGACGAGTGCAAGATGGCATAAAGTGCCGCCGATAAGGGCGATTGCGGAGCGCCAGTTATCTACCTGTCCGCACAAGCTTGATCGATCATGGTTACTTGTCCGTTAACCATAATTCTCGACCATGTCGGGCTTGGCCAGTTTGCGCGAGCAAAACGGAGAGCCGGATGTCGGGAAAGTCGTCGTGGCGGTCCCCAGCCGCCGCCGGACACTATGCGGGACACGATCTTGCGGATTTCGCGCAGGAATTCCTGCGCCGTAATCCCGACTACCAACATGACTTCGCCGCAACCGAAGAGCGCATCGCAGCCCAGCCTGGCCGCGCCGATCAGGAAAGGGAGGGTCTGGCCGGACGATGGGGCCTGAGCTTTCCCCTGCGACCCAGGCCAGCTTCCATCATGCAGCCCGGCTATCTGGGACCCCGGCCTGAGTGCAGGCACGGTCATTCTCGAAGGCCCTGACGAAACGCCAGACACCCTGGTGCCAGCCGATGCCGTCATCCGCAACGACAGGAAGCTGCCAACTGGGCGCCATCTCGTCCTTGATGTGGTCGGCATCCGCCATCGCCTGCTTTTCCGTCATAATCCCGCTTGCCCGCAAACAAGCTTCTCGGTGCCGGCCGCGCCCGGTACGGCACTTCGCCTTGTATCGACCCGGATATATGCGGGGCTGATTGGATTTGCGCCGGCTATCAAAGAGCGCGCGCCGTACCATCTGACGACCTATCGTCAGCACAGGCTCATCCAGCTTCTGACGCTGCTCGACGCCCTTGCCGCAGGCCTCGCCCTGCGGCAGATCGCCTTCGCACTCGTGTTTCCACGTAATCAGCCGCTTGCGGGCGCTGCATGGAAAGGATCCGGCGAGCGGCGCCATACCCATCGCCTGCTGGGCGAGGCGCAGCGGATGTGTCGCCAAGGCTACCGGACCCTGCTCGAAAAGGGCTGATTGGCCGGGGTGACAAAGCGCATGTCCTGCTCTGCGTCACTCCCTTCCGCCCTCTGCCTTTCGCCATGGCTTGCGTCTGTCGGCGGCGCTGTCCGCCGCTAACCCCAGACGCGAGAGAGCCAAACCATGGATGCCATTCCTACGCCGGTCGTGCCGCGATTTCTGCGTACCCCTGACGCTGCCCTGCACCTCGGCCTGTCCGCCCGCACGCTTGAAAAGCATCGCTGCTTCGGCACGGGACCCATCTACCGCAAGCTCGGTGGCCGGATCGTCTATGCGATCAGCGACCTCGATTCCTGGGCCGAACGAGGACTGCGGCACTCGACCAGCGATCCCGGCCGCGGCGTGGTCCATCCGGCGAAGCGCGTCGATGGCTATACGCCGCCAGTGCGGCGCTGAGCGCTAGCCATGCGTCGAGTGTCAGCCTTTTCCGGGAGCGCAGGCCAGCTTGACCTGTTCGTCAGCGGCGGCGGCGAGATCGCCGCCCGCGATGCTCAGGACCTGATGACCTGGCCTTTCTTCAGCCTCGCCAAGTCCAAGCGGGTACGCCCGATCGATTTCCGGATGGGAGAGGTCTCGATTCTGGTCGAAGCCACAGCCGAACATGGCATGGCGACCATCTGGGATGCCGATGTGCTGATCTGGGTCGCCAGCCAGATTGTCGAGGCGCGCGATCGCGGTCGCCCGACCTCGCGGCTGATCGCTGCCACGCCCCACGAAATCCTGAGCTTCACCCGGCGCGGGACCGGAAAGGCCAGCTATGAGCGCCTGAAAGCGGGGCTCGACCGGCTGCAGTCGACCACCGTCGCGACGTCCATCCGTCAGGCCCACCACCGCCGCCGCCATCGTTTCTCCTGGATCAACGAATGGCGCGAACGCCTCGACAGTTCGGGCCGGGCCCTGGGCATCG is a window of Novosphingobium sp. THN1 DNA encoding:
- a CDS encoding transcriptional regulator domain-containing protein, which encodes MSGKSSWRSPAAAGHYAGHDLADFAQEFLRRNPDYQHDFAATEERIAAQPGRADQEREGLAGRWGLSFPLRPRPASIMQPGYLGPRPECRHGHSRRP
- a CDS encoding replication initiator protein A, which gives rise to MRRVSAFSGSAGQLDLFVSGGGEIAARDAQDLMTWPFFSLAKSKRVRPIDFRMGEVSILVEATAEHGMATIWDADVLIWVASQIVEARDRGRPTSRLIAATPHEILSFTRRGTGKASYERLKAGLDRLQSTTVATSIRQAHHRRRHRFSWINEWRERLDSSGRALGIEMIVPDWFYEGVLDAALVLTIDRTYFGLTGGLERWLYRIVRKHGGKQKGGWSFDVAHLHLKSGALSPLKRFTFELRDIVRRQPLPGYRLALEHALGRERLSFVCIPEDPLDAAMRRLGYSGVDKS
- a CDS encoding AlpA family transcriptional regulator — its product is MDAIPTPVVPRFLRTPDAALHLGLSARTLEKHRCFGTGPIYRKLGGRIVYAISDLDSWAERGLRHSTSDPGRGVVHPAKRVDGYTPPVRR
- a CDS encoding DNA -binding domain-containing protein: MPADAVIRNDRKLPTGRHLVLDVVGIRHRLLFRHNPACPQTSFSVPAAPGTALRLVSTRIYAGLIGFAPAIKERAPYHLTTYRQHRLIQLLTLLDALAAGLALRQIAFALVFPRNQPLAGAAWKGSGERRHTHRLLGEAQRMCRQGYRTLLEKG